In a single window of the Thermoplasmatales archaeon genome:
- a CDS encoding MBL fold metallo-hydrolase: MKNIRKIVVPIEIRALKTANVYKIEDSEILIDSGMSNRTVASLNEEGIKLDDLKMLVLTHLHIDHVGGAMAISKQYGIPIAMGKRDALTIQSMQDDPNGYWERILSFLLDNDVPKSVVEHEREMFSDQRRVDVYASLKIDRMLKEENIDSNVSVIENPGHTMGSISILLRDSSAMFVGDHIISKITPNISSYTFESDMLGHYMDSLEKIKGMNPRIIFPGHREEIRAIGKRIDEIKAHHYSRLKEVEEICLDRWKSSYQVAGEMRWSSNRSMKSMNVMETTFAVGEAISHLVHLYNLGRIDRKDSGKIVKWKTI; the protein is encoded by the coding sequence ATGAAGAACATAAGGAAAATTGTCGTGCCCATAGAGATAAGGGCATTGAAAACGGCAAATGTCTACAAAATAGAGGATTCTGAGATATTAATTGATTCAGGAATGTCTAATCGCACTGTTGCCTCGCTCAATGAGGAGGGCATAAAACTTGACGATCTGAAGATGCTTGTGCTAACGCACCTCCATATAGATCATGTTGGTGGTGCCATGGCAATAAGCAAACAGTATGGAATACCAATAGCTATGGGTAAAAGGGATGCACTTACTATACAGTCAATGCAAGACGATCCGAATGGATACTGGGAGCGTATTCTTTCATTTCTTTTGGACAATGATGTCCCTAAATCTGTGGTGGAACACGAACGCGAAATGTTCTCTGATCAGAGGAGAGTCGATGTTTATGCCAGCTTGAAAATAGACAGGATGCTCAAGGAGGAGAATATAGACAGTAACGTATCTGTGATAGAGAATCCGGGCCACACCATGGGTTCGATATCGATTCTTCTTAGAGACAGCAGTGCCATGTTTGTAGGAGATCACATAATATCAAAAATTACACCAAATATAAGCAGTTACACTTTTGAATCGGACATGCTTGGACATTACATGGATAGTCTGGAGAAGATTAAGGGCATGAATCCACGGATAATTTTTCCCGGACACCGCGAGGAAATCAGAGCCATTGGGAAGAGGATTGACGAGATAAAGGCCCACCACTATTCAAGGCTTAAGGAGGTTGAGGAAATCTGCCTTGATAGATGGAAATCCTCATACCAAGTCGCTGGCGAGATGCGATGGAGCAGCAACAGATCCATGAAATCGATGAACGTTATGGAAACCACTTTCGCAGTTGGCGAAGCAATTTCGCATCTTGTACACCTCTACAACCTTGGAAGGATAGACAGGAAAGACTCCGGAAAAATCGTAAAGTGGAAAACCATCTGA
- the gyrA gene encoding DNA gyrase subunit A codes for MEKKPVEEEIKTSYLEYAMSVIVNRAIPDIKDGLKPVQRRILYSMSELNLTHDKPYKKCARIVGETMGKYHPHGDAAIYDALARMAQDFSLRYPLVDGQGNFGSIDGDSPAAMRYTEARLSPISEEMLADIEKDTVPSRLNFDGTLSEPEYFPSKVPNLLLNGASGIAVGMATNMVPHNLNEVCDAIDYQLDNQNCSVEELLRFVKGPDFPGGGVLFQSQSLIDAYLTGRGKVVCQGEVDLSKEKMIEIKSLPYTVNKSIFIQGIAELVKNEVIRGITDIKDESDRNGMHIIVKVRDNDMRPLILNQLYEHTDLELSISINNLVLVNNEPKTLNLREMIQNFIDHRLNIITKRSKYDLNRLREREHILLGLSSALSRIEQVIDAIRKSKDTAEARLALQSLLDIDQVQANAILDMKLQRLTSLESSKLQDELATVRQKIQDLDILLADEGKKRQVVKEEIQFLKTKFGDERRTNVMFRSAGGRTIEDLIPNESDIIVLSETGFLKRVSLNEYRAQKRGGKGIITSTVREDTVKSIVPCNSHDDLFLFTNSGRVLKIKAYEIDKKSRTSVSVTASYYVKLGEGESVQQVMKASGKEDDYLMIITKGGFVKKTFMKSLLNMRSSGLRIITLNEDDEVASVENIGKENVVFTISSAGKASAFDVSEVRPTGRSSRGVRAMRLGKNQYIISGFMCSEDQDVLTISEYGIGKRTPINAFNLHHRGTSGMLVFKESERTGKLIKAIPVQESQNIIIVTQQQKSIRIPVKDVKIQSRVTSGVKLIDVGEDDRVISISSVDTQETDP; via the coding sequence ATGGAAAAGAAACCTGTTGAAGAAGAAATAAAAACATCATACCTCGAATATGCTATGAGTGTTATAGTAAACCGTGCCATACCAGATATTAAGGACGGTTTGAAGCCCGTTCAAAGAAGAATCCTTTATTCCATGAGTGAGCTCAATCTAACGCATGACAAGCCATACAAAAAATGCGCAAGAATCGTTGGGGAAACCATGGGTAAGTACCACCCTCATGGAGATGCTGCAATATATGACGCTCTTGCCAGAATGGCACAGGATTTCTCCTTGAGGTATCCGCTGGTAGATGGCCAGGGGAATTTTGGATCAATAGACGGGGACTCCCCGGCAGCGATGAGGTATACAGAGGCGAGACTTTCACCAATTTCAGAGGAAATGCTTGCCGACATCGAAAAGGACACGGTACCATCAAGACTGAATTTTGATGGAACACTGAGCGAGCCTGAGTACTTCCCTTCTAAAGTTCCGAATCTTCTCCTGAATGGTGCATCTGGTATAGCAGTGGGGATGGCGACTAACATGGTCCCGCATAATCTTAATGAAGTATGCGACGCAATAGATTACCAGCTTGACAATCAAAATTGTTCTGTTGAGGAACTCCTTAGATTTGTAAAGGGCCCTGATTTTCCCGGTGGAGGTGTGTTGTTCCAGTCACAGAGTCTCATAGACGCTTATCTCACTGGGCGCGGTAAGGTTGTTTGCCAGGGCGAGGTGGACCTTTCGAAAGAAAAGATGATAGAGATTAAATCCCTGCCGTATACAGTAAACAAATCCATCTTTATTCAGGGCATCGCTGAGCTCGTTAAAAACGAGGTGATTAGAGGAATTACAGACATAAAGGATGAGAGCGACAGAAATGGCATGCACATAATTGTTAAGGTGAGAGACAACGATATGAGGCCGCTGATACTGAACCAGCTCTATGAGCATACCGATCTCGAGCTTTCGATAAGCATAAACAATCTTGTGTTGGTTAACAATGAACCGAAAACGCTGAATCTGAGGGAAATGATCCAGAATTTTATAGATCATCGGCTGAATATCATAACAAAGCGATCAAAATACGACCTTAATCGGCTGAGAGAAAGGGAACACATTCTCCTTGGCCTCTCCTCGGCCCTTTCTAGGATCGAACAGGTAATAGATGCAATAAGGAAATCAAAGGATACTGCGGAAGCAAGATTGGCTCTTCAATCCCTCCTGGACATTGACCAGGTACAGGCAAACGCTATCCTGGACATGAAACTTCAAAGACTCACGTCACTCGAATCCTCGAAACTTCAGGATGAGCTGGCCACTGTGAGACAGAAGATTCAGGATCTGGACATACTTCTCGCTGATGAAGGGAAGAAAAGGCAAGTTGTCAAGGAGGAGATCCAGTTTCTAAAAACAAAGTTTGGAGACGAACGCAGGACGAATGTCATGTTTCGCTCGGCGGGAGGCAGGACCATAGAGGATCTTATTCCAAATGAAAGTGACATCATCGTTTTGAGCGAAACCGGGTTTCTCAAGAGAGTATCGCTCAACGAGTACCGCGCCCAGAAAAGAGGCGGGAAGGGTATAATCACATCTACCGTAAGAGAAGATACCGTTAAGAGCATAGTTCCATGCAACTCGCATGATGACCTCTTCCTTTTTACCAACTCAGGTCGAGTCCTGAAAATAAAGGCATATGAAATCGACAAGAAATCAAGGACTTCTGTAAGCGTTACCGCTTCCTATTATGTCAAGCTAGGCGAAGGAGAGAGTGTACAGCAGGTCATGAAGGCCTCGGGAAAAGAGGATGATTACTTAATGATCATAACCAAGGGTGGATTTGTGAAAAAGACTTTCATGAAGTCGCTCTTGAACATGAGATCCTCTGGATTGAGAATTATCACACTGAATGAAGATGATGAGGTAGCTTCCGTTGAGAACATAGGCAAAGAAAATGTAGTCTTCACAATTTCCAGTGCAGGAAAGGCTTCGGCTTTCGATGTTTCAGAAGTACGCCCAACAGGGAGGAGTTCAAGGGGTGTAAGAGCAATGAGACTCGGTAAGAATCAATACATAATCTCGGGATTCATGTGCAGTGAGGATCAGGATGTTCTGACCATATCTGAGTATGGCATCGGGAAGCGTACACCAATAAATGCGTTTAACCTTCATCACCGCGGAACCTCAGGTATGCTCGTTTTCAAGGAGAGCGAGAGAACGGGCAAGCTGATAAAAGCAATCCCTGTTCAAGAATCCCAGAACATCATCATAGTGACGCAACAACAAAAGAGCATAAGGATTCCTGTTAAAGATGTGAAGATCCAAAGCAGGGTTACATCCGGTGTTAAACTAATCGATGTTGGTGAAGATGATAGAGTGATAAGCATATCCTCAGTAGATACCCAGGAAACTGATCCGTAG
- a CDS encoding APC family permease, whose product MEQRNVVKEDDDYVGETKVYRLKKGEVGTWGAIAEEIAAMAPACDSVAFVVSSAAFAMILTPLAFLVATLTMFLEVNTLYHLSKRHASAGGYYGYIAHAYGPVPAVTAGLMYPMYQIVSTAAIPVFVAGVFLPGAVEYFLHFGMPAWIWIPFILVVIIVPIAIAIVGIRPQMKYIKFASFFELIFLAVISAIEIIKAPDNTINVFNPYAWPQFNSLFAPNGGVFAGIGLGMVFGLTSFIGYGGSAPLGEEANHPKAITRSLTVGLLMVGLVLTEVAYAQIVGWGTSVPLINGFLKQTIPGVLVAVAYTGVIGGVMFTLVAFNSAFSDSVAMQANAGRVYFAMGRDGILPSFFSKIHKKYTTPSNALWFVAIVSSVVAVVATFLVTAGAGIPVSSLIFSSATSSNVVSALESSFDFLTTMALGGLIITHVLLNTSVITLFRRLKEKHTGAFDFIIHGISHYAFPVIATIIFIFVLYESAVTFVYPVAEAVVAIVIYTVFCIYYALRMKSRKPKLMERAGKSVNLVDEEHGNGDQ is encoded by the coding sequence ATGGAACAGAGAAACGTTGTTAAAGAAGACGATGATTATGTCGGAGAAACGAAAGTGTACAGGCTCAAGAAAGGAGAGGTAGGAACATGGGGGGCAATTGCTGAAGAGATTGCCGCAATGGCACCAGCATGCGACTCCGTTGCATTTGTCGTTTCATCTGCTGCTTTCGCTATGATCCTAACTCCTCTTGCCTTCCTAGTTGCTACCTTAACCATGTTCCTCGAGGTGAATACACTTTACCATCTCTCAAAGAGACATGCAAGCGCAGGCGGTTATTATGGATACATTGCACATGCCTACGGACCAGTTCCTGCAGTCACCGCTGGGCTGATGTATCCGATGTACCAGATAGTAAGTACTGCAGCAATACCAGTTTTCGTTGCCGGAGTTTTTCTTCCCGGTGCGGTAGAATATTTCCTGCATTTTGGAATGCCCGCCTGGATATGGATACCGTTCATCCTGGTGGTGATAATAGTGCCGATCGCCATAGCTATAGTCGGTATCAGGCCACAGATGAAGTACATAAAGTTTGCATCATTTTTTGAATTGATATTTTTGGCCGTAATATCTGCAATAGAAATCATCAAGGCGCCGGATAACACGATAAACGTGTTTAACCCATATGCATGGCCACAATTCAACTCGCTGTTCGCTCCGAACGGTGGTGTCTTTGCGGGGATCGGATTGGGGATGGTCTTCGGCCTCACAAGTTTCATTGGGTATGGAGGATCTGCACCACTTGGTGAGGAGGCCAATCATCCTAAAGCCATAACAAGGTCTCTGACTGTAGGTCTTCTGATGGTGGGGCTTGTCCTTACTGAAGTGGCATACGCCCAGATAGTTGGTTGGGGAACCTCTGTCCCATTAATCAATGGATTTTTGAAACAGACAATCCCTGGCGTTCTTGTTGCAGTGGCTTACACTGGCGTGATCGGAGGGGTCATGTTCACCCTAGTTGCTTTTAACTCAGCCTTTTCGGATTCGGTTGCTATGCAGGCCAATGCTGGTAGGGTTTATTTTGCGATGGGGAGAGATGGCATCCTTCCATCATTTTTCTCAAAAATCCATAAGAAATATACGACACCATCAAATGCACTATGGTTTGTTGCTATCGTGTCCTCCGTTGTTGCTGTGGTTGCAACCTTTCTTGTAACGGCCGGAGCAGGCATCCCGGTTTCATCTTTGATCTTCAGTAGCGCAACGAGCAGCAATGTCGTTAGCGCCCTGGAAAGTTCTTTTGATTTCCTCACCACCATGGCCTTAGGGGGGTTAATAATAACACACGTACTCCTAAACACAAGCGTAATAACTTTATTCAGAAGACTTAAGGAAAAGCACACGGGTGCATTTGATTTTATAATTCATGGAATATCACATTATGCTTTCCCTGTCATAGCTACGATTATTTTCATATTTGTTCTTTATGAAAGCGCCGTTACTTTCGTTTATCCAGTAGCAGAAGCAGTTGTGGCTATTGTTATTTATACGGTATTCTGTATATACTATGCATTGAGAATGAAGTCGAGGAAACCTAAATTAATGGAAAGAGCAGGAAAATCAGTAAATCTTGTAGACGAGGAACATGGAAATGGAGATCAGTGA
- a CDS encoding MFS transporter, producing MLGGFNGRQKYVIGTIGLIEIVRLFGIFMILPVLEIYAHSISNSPFLVALAFGIYGLAMALFQFVFGRLSDRIGRKSTIMIAMIPYIVGNLICFIYPDIYVLIIGRFIAGAGAVGSAGVSLVQESVPENKRNTAMALLGIPVGLAFLLGLLAGPTIGYYIGLRDVFLVSVILGLISIIIMIPLKAPVMRRAEKFRVSIVNTRTISIGIAGFFVSFIMIEFFYYFQVVLTTIFTHSNFILALFIPALIGGAISVALAGLYEKSKGIKYPVISISAVLLSTILIFPITEIYRNLYPLEIGAFLFFIGYSMYEIVFPPLVIRFSRLDEYGANIGFFNTFQHTGQFLGGFIAGNIIGFIITGSGMIIVFLISFACLAVSILALTLASRSPRPIRQIA from the coding sequence GTGTTAGGGGGGTTCAACGGTAGGCAAAAATATGTAATAGGCACAATCGGCCTGATAGAGATTGTGCGCCTCTTCGGCATATTCATGATTCTCCCTGTACTTGAAATTTACGCACATTCCATAAGCAATTCTCCTTTTCTTGTTGCCCTCGCCTTTGGCATTTATGGTCTGGCAATGGCTCTGTTTCAATTTGTCTTTGGCAGGCTCTCCGACAGGATAGGAAGAAAATCTACAATTATGATCGCTATGATCCCATACATCGTCGGAAATCTTATTTGCTTCATATATCCAGATATTTATGTCCTGATAATAGGAAGATTCATAGCTGGGGCTGGAGCCGTTGGATCTGCCGGAGTTTCTCTTGTTCAGGAAAGCGTTCCAGAGAACAAGAGGAATACAGCTATGGCTCTACTTGGGATACCTGTCGGCCTTGCGTTTCTTCTTGGGCTTCTTGCAGGCCCAACAATAGGATACTACATAGGGCTGAGAGACGTGTTTCTGGTCTCTGTTATTCTTGGGCTGATATCCATCATCATAATGATCCCACTGAAGGCACCAGTAATGAGAAGGGCAGAAAAGTTCAGGGTCAGCATCGTGAATACAAGAACAATATCAATAGGCATTGCCGGTTTCTTTGTTTCATTCATAATGATCGAGTTCTTTTATTATTTCCAGGTTGTGCTAACGACGATATTCACGCACTCGAATTTCATACTTGCACTATTTATTCCTGCACTGATAGGTGGTGCCATCTCAGTGGCACTCGCAGGGCTATACGAAAAGTCAAAAGGGATAAAATATCCTGTTATCTCTATTTCTGCTGTGCTGCTATCCACAATCCTCATTTTTCCTATTACTGAGATATACAGGAATTTATATCCTCTGGAAATAGGTGCATTTTTATTTTTCATTGGCTATTCAATGTACGAGATTGTTTTTCCTCCGCTCGTCATAAGATTTTCAAGATTGGATGAATACGGTGCAAATATTGGGTTCTTCAACACTTTCCAGCATACAGGTCAGTTTCTTGGTGGCTTTATAGCTGGAAATATCATAGGCTTTATAATCACTGGAAGCGGAATGATCATCGTCTTCCTAATATCATTCGCGTGTCTTGCAGTATCGATATTGGCCCTCACCCTCGCTTCAAGATCGCCTCGTCCGATACGGCAGATCGCATAA
- a CDS encoding alpha/beta hydrolase: MEKSLILEKWELESDELKDNSLGDPARRENYILYPEKNENLPIVIFLPGMMGTSIGALLNYDPFSENLNARINRLYSSGILKGSIFVFPDVESSVGGCQYLNSSVAGNYENYIVKEMIPQLKERFKSDSVGVLGKSSGGYGSITLGMKHPDVINAVMDHSGDAYFEYCYLPDFPKARKEIEKYGTAEKWFQNYLKKNNRKLAVDMDVLNIVAMSAFYSSHEGVIQLPFDIYSGEILDKVWDRWLENDPVRMLNRYSESLEKMKFVGIDVGLNDQFNLLLGSRIMHRELEKKKITHFYEEFEDTHFNIQYRYDISIPKMEASLLTGE; encoded by the coding sequence ATGGAAAAATCATTAATACTTGAAAAATGGGAACTTGAGAGTGACGAGCTTAAAGATAACTCTCTCGGGGATCCTGCAAGACGCGAAAACTACATACTCTATCCAGAAAAAAATGAAAATCTCCCGATCGTAATATTCCTTCCGGGAATGATGGGAACATCTATCGGGGCCTTGCTTAATTATGACCCATTTTCAGAGAATCTTAACGCAAGGATAAACCGGCTTTATTCCTCAGGAATATTGAAGGGAAGCATATTCGTGTTTCCTGATGTAGAATCCAGCGTCGGAGGATGTCAGTACCTGAACTCAAGCGTAGCTGGAAACTATGAAAATTACATAGTGAAAGAAATGATCCCCCAACTGAAAGAAAGATTCAAGTCCGATTCTGTTGGTGTTCTTGGGAAATCTTCGGGCGGATACGGATCAATAACTCTTGGGATGAAGCATCCAGATGTAATAAATGCGGTTATGGATCATTCTGGTGATGCCTATTTCGAGTATTGCTATCTTCCCGACTTTCCCAAGGCAAGGAAGGAAATAGAGAAATATGGAACTGCAGAGAAATGGTTCCAAAATTATTTAAAGAAGAATAACAGAAAACTTGCGGTCGATATGGACGTTCTGAACATAGTGGCCATGTCTGCTTTTTACTCCTCGCATGAGGGCGTTATTCAGCTTCCATTTGACATTTACAGCGGGGAGATCCTGGATAAAGTCTGGGATCGATGGCTGGAAAATGATCCAGTCAGGATGCTCAACAGGTACTCCGAAAGCCTTGAGAAAATGAAATTTGTTGGCATTGACGTCGGCCTTAATGACCAGTTTAATCTACTTTTGGGCTCAAGGATAATGCACAGGGAACTGGAGAAGAAAAAAATAACGCACTTCTATGAGGAATTTGAGGATACACATTTCAACATACAGTACCGGTATGATATTTCTATTCCGAAAATGGAGGCATCTTTGTTAACGGGCGAATGA
- the sppA gene encoding signal peptide peptidase SppA: MNIARIDITGTINQRTVRELSPIIDYVTRKRRIKGAVLFIDSGGGDATSSQILYSKIKKLNSTKPTYASIQSVGASGAYWIASASRRIYALDTSLVGSIGVISIVPNVRELMKKIGVDVRIMKVGKYKDMLSPFSQSNKEMDAKYERIMNHMFSIFRDEVMASRKLAREQIDKIATGEIFSSIDAKENGLIDEIGDFGNAMDALGKELKLKPSPRTFAPPRPFIRRLIGSYFVEEFLYKLEEDFFRIF, from the coding sequence ATGAATATAGCAAGAATTGATATCACAGGAACCATAAATCAGAGAACAGTCAGAGAGTTATCACCAATAATAGATTACGTTACAAGAAAGAGGCGGATAAAAGGAGCTGTGCTTTTCATAGATTCAGGTGGCGGAGATGCAACCTCAAGCCAGATCCTTTACTCAAAGATAAAGAAGCTAAATTCTACAAAACCTACATACGCCTCAATACAAAGTGTAGGGGCATCTGGAGCTTACTGGATTGCCTCAGCTTCAAGAAGGATCTATGCTCTTGACACGTCCCTTGTCGGATCCATAGGTGTGATAAGCATAGTTCCCAACGTGAGGGAGCTCATGAAAAAAATTGGTGTTGACGTCAGGATCATGAAGGTCGGGAAATACAAGGACATGCTTTCTCCGTTCTCTCAATCCAATAAAGAGATGGACGCGAAATATGAGAGGATCATGAACCATATGTTCTCTATATTCCGGGATGAGGTCATGGCGAGCAGGAAACTTGCTAGAGAACAAATAGACAAGATTGCGACAGGGGAGATATTTTCCTCTATAGACGCGAAAGAAAATGGCTTGATAGATGAAATAGGGGACTTTGGGAATGCAATGGATGCATTAGGCAAAGAGCTTAAACTGAAACCGAGCCCAAGGACCTTTGCACCACCAAGACCCTTCATAAGGAGACTTATTGGAAGCTACTTTGTGGAGGAGTTTCTTTATAAACTGGAGGAGGATTTTTTCAGGATATTCTGA
- a CDS encoding type IIA DNA topoisomerase subunit B — protein sequence MVREMENYDSSQIQILEGLKAVRKVPGMYIGSTDQRGLHHLVYEVVDNSVDEGNAGFANSIYVTIYKDGTISIEDNGRGIPVDTHPKYGRPGLEIVLTELHSGAKFDKKVYRITGGLHGVGVHVVNALSSELTAIVKKDGKLYYEKFGQGIPSGSLVSIPLSEKELNNDLRDVNISYPESGTIIWFKPDPEIFETVEFSYSVILERLRELAFLNPNLTFLVEDRRTNDSITLHFGGGLSEFVQYLGEGYTFVHKDPIAHLEQTDDYVVEFALQYNTSVSETMESFVNNINTIEGGTHVTGFRAGLSRAIQEYAKKKDMVKGVESITGDDTREGLVAVLHLKILEPQFEGQTKSKLGNSEARGIVQSVVDNFVSYYFEKFPGTADIIVKRVLAAAAAREASRKARDLVRRKTALEGGGLPGKLADCSSSDPSKTELYLVEGDSAGGSAKQARNRDFQAILPLRGKILNVEKSSDLKILENQIIKDLITAIGSGIKEDLDIKKLRYGKIIIMTDADVDGAHIRTLLLTFLYRYARELILNGNVFFAQPPLFRVQKGDKVAYVYSESEKDEVTSRFGDNCIIQRFKGLGEMNPTQLWETTMNPETRKLVEVTVEDGALADRLFSILMGDKVEPRRKFIEENAKYVTNIDL from the coding sequence ATGGTTAGAGAAATGGAAAATTATGATTCGTCCCAGATACAGATTTTGGAAGGGTTAAAGGCAGTAAGAAAAGTTCCCGGAATGTACATCGGATCAACCGATCAAAGAGGTCTACATCACCTCGTCTACGAGGTCGTGGATAACAGTGTTGATGAAGGAAATGCGGGGTTCGCAAATTCCATTTATGTAACAATATATAAAGATGGAACTATAAGTATAGAGGATAACGGAAGAGGCATACCTGTAGATACGCACCCAAAATACGGAAGGCCTGGCCTTGAGATCGTTCTCACAGAACTACATAGTGGCGCGAAATTCGACAAGAAGGTTTACAGGATTACGGGGGGACTTCACGGCGTTGGTGTCCACGTCGTCAACGCGTTATCTTCGGAACTTACAGCTATAGTGAAAAAAGATGGGAAACTCTATTATGAGAAATTCGGACAGGGAATACCATCCGGGTCCCTCGTCTCGATTCCTTTATCTGAGAAAGAATTAAACAATGACCTGCGGGACGTGAATATTAGCTATCCGGAAAGTGGAACAATAATCTGGTTCAAGCCGGACCCTGAGATATTTGAGACTGTCGAGTTCTCTTACTCGGTCATACTTGAACGCCTGAGAGAACTTGCATTCCTGAATCCAAATCTCACGTTTCTCGTTGAAGACAGACGGACTAATGATTCAATTACGCTTCACTTTGGTGGTGGATTATCAGAATTTGTGCAGTACCTTGGAGAAGGTTATACGTTCGTTCACAAAGATCCTATTGCTCACCTTGAACAGACAGATGATTACGTGGTTGAGTTCGCACTCCAGTATAACACAAGTGTATCAGAAACCATGGAAAGTTTTGTAAATAACATCAACACAATAGAAGGTGGAACACATGTCACTGGCTTCCGGGCCGGACTTTCAAGAGCCATACAGGAGTACGCGAAGAAAAAGGACATGGTCAAGGGCGTGGAATCCATAACAGGCGATGACACAAGGGAGGGTCTTGTTGCCGTTCTGCATTTAAAGATTTTAGAACCACAGTTTGAGGGACAAACAAAATCAAAATTAGGCAATAGCGAAGCACGCGGTATTGTGCAGTCTGTTGTGGACAATTTTGTAAGTTATTACTTTGAGAAGTTTCCAGGAACGGCAGACATAATCGTAAAGAGGGTCTTGGCAGCAGCAGCCGCAAGGGAGGCATCCAGAAAGGCGCGTGATCTTGTAAGAAGAAAAACGGCACTCGAAGGTGGAGGCTTGCCAGGAAAACTGGCAGACTGCTCGTCCAGCGATCCCTCTAAGACCGAGTTATACCTTGTTGAGGGAGACTCAGCAGGTGGTTCGGCAAAACAGGCCAGAAACAGGGATTTCCAGGCTATACTCCCTCTAAGAGGAAAGATACTTAACGTTGAGAAGTCCTCGGATTTAAAGATCCTCGAAAACCAGATCATAAAGGACCTCATAACGGCCATCGGTTCCGGAATAAAGGAAGACCTCGATATAAAAAAGCTCAGGTATGGGAAAATAATAATAATGACAGATGCAGATGTGGACGGGGCACATATCAGAACCTTGCTTCTTACATTCTTGTACAGGTATGCACGCGAGTTGATCCTGAATGGAAACGTTTTTTTTGCACAACCTCCACTTTTCAGAGTGCAGAAAGGAGACAAAGTTGCCTATGTTTATTCCGAATCAGAAAAAGATGAGGTTACAAGCAGATTTGGGGATAATTGCATAATACAGAGATTCAAAGGTCTTGGAGAGATGAATCCAACACAGCTGTGGGAAACGACCATGAATCCTGAAACAAGAAAACTCGTTGAGGTTACTGTGGAAGATGGTGCCCTTGCAGACAGACTTTTCTCTATTTTGATGGGAGATAAGGTTGAACCGAGGAGAAAATTCATAGAAGAGAATGCAAAGTACGTGACTAATATCGATCTGTGA